A window of Haliscomenobacter hydrossis DSM 1100 contains these coding sequences:
- a CDS encoding ACT domain-containing protein — translation MPGEKDLNTLLRTMRPALNPGDYVFCVIPSLNAINLGEVLLLFKEAEGYTVIVSKELADDLKLEYSFVAAWITLSVHSALDAVGLTAAFSNALAAGGISCNVVAAFYHDHIFVDKRDAERAMKILEQLSEN, via the coding sequence ATGCCTGGAGAAAAAGACCTCAACACCTTACTTCGAACCATGCGCCCCGCCCTCAACCCCGGCGACTACGTTTTTTGTGTCATCCCTAGCCTCAACGCCATCAACCTCGGTGAGGTGCTGCTGCTCTTCAAAGAGGCAGAAGGGTACACCGTAATCGTCAGCAAGGAACTGGCCGACGACTTGAAGTTGGAGTATTCGTTTGTAGCGGCATGGATCACACTAAGTGTCCATTCTGCCCTAGATGCGGTTGGACTGACTGCGGCCTTTTCAAATGCACTCGCTGCAGGAGGAATCAGTTGCAATGTGGTGGCTGCTTTTTACCACGACCATATTTTTGTGGACAAAAGAGATGCAGAAAGGGCGATGAAAATCCTTGAACAACTATCAGAAAATTAA